The region GTCGCTGGCGGCGTAGACAGCGTAGCCGTCGAGGCGCTGCTCGTCGAGATACTCATCGAGGGAGCTCGTGTCGATATCCATACGGGTCATGCTGCCGCGGGGAGGAAAGGCGTTACCGTCGCGGTCAGTTTCGGCTGGTGGCCGGGGTGCTTACCAGGTGCCGTGGAACGTGTCGAACTCCAACGAGTCGAGCGGCTCGTTTCCGACGGCGATTTCGTACTCGCCCGGGGTGAGCATCGGCTTGTGGAACTGCGGCCCGTCGTCGGTCGTGATGCGGGGACAGCCCGTGTTGACGAATGCGTCCATGTTGAAGTTCCGCAGGCGGTCCGGCGTCACCTCGTCCATGGTGATGAGGTAGGCGTTCTCGTTCTCCTCGACGATTTTCTCGGCCATCTCCCAGCGACCCTGCCCGATTTTCGTACAGAAGATGACGCCCCATTTCTCGGCGTCCATCGAACGGTGGACGGCGCCGTAGCGCTGCTTCATGAACTTCTCCGTGTCGGCGACGGTGACGACGTTGTTGACGGGGTCGGCGATGACGACCTTCTTGTCGGGGTGCTCCATCGCGAGGCCGAGCGGGTGGAACTTCCCGCCGCCGACGTAGAGCACCTGGTCGGCGTCAATATCCGCGGAGGCGTAGTTGCAGCCGAGAACCTGGCCTTCGTGGGTCAGGCGGTCGTCGCCGCGGCGGGTGTGGACCTCGTAGCCCTCGTTCTCGAGCCACTCCTTCATGTCCGGGAAGAGGTTCATGTGCTGGGCCGTCGTGACCAGCCCAACGTCGTCCTCGGGCAGCTCCTCCAGGGCTTCCTCCA is a window of halophilic archaeon DL31 DNA encoding:
- a CDS encoding universal diphthamide biosynthesis domain-containing protein (KEGG: hwa:HQ2590A diphthamide synthase subunit DPH2~TIGRFAM: universal diphthamide biosynthesis domain-containing protein; Diphthamide synthesis, DPH1/DHP2~PFAM: Diphthamide synthesis, DPH1/DHP2); this encodes MSQDAADATSEGDLRNTGMALKHDREWDYELDRIIEEIEEQDAKKVGLQFPEGLKRRGPAVADDLRELAPDDVTFLLSGQPCYGACDLDTFLMRRTDVFVHFGHSPMKNSDKIIYVPLFSNVDPFPMMEEALEELPEDDVGLVTTAQHMNLFPDMKEWLENEGYEVHTRRGDDRLTHEGQVLGCNYASADIDADQVLYVGGGKFHPLGLAMEHPDKKVVIADPVNNVVTVADTEKFMKQRYGAVHRSMDAEKWGVIFCTKIGQGRWEMAEKIVEENENAYLITMDEVTPDRLRNFNMDAFVNTGCPRITTDDGPQFHKPMLTPGEYEIAVGNEPLDSLEFDTFHGTW